One stretch of Chitinophaga pendula DNA includes these proteins:
- the holA gene encoding DNA polymerase III subunit delta, whose protein sequence is MEYQDIIKDWKQKKFRPLYWLEGEEDFFIDQVSTYAEHELLAEAEKGFNLTVLYGKDTDWSAVTNACRRYPMFAERQVVILKEAQSMRDLLKLETYIDNPLPSTIFVVAHKQGKLDGRSKLAKLVKEKGILLSTKKMYDNQLPGWVDAHVNNLGRAITQKACILLVDHIGNDLSRIANEIEKLLVNLPDGKKIDEGDIEKYVGISKEYNVFELQNATGQKDFGKVMRIIQYFTANPKAAPIQMTIPALYNYFSKVSMVFAVKGGEKDIASALGVHPFFVKDYIAAARQYGAEGAERAILLLHQYNLRSIGINDSGVEDGELMKEMMFRIMS, encoded by the coding sequence ATGGAATACCAGGATATTATTAAAGATTGGAAACAGAAAAAATTCCGCCCACTATACTGGCTGGAAGGGGAAGAAGATTTTTTTATCGACCAGGTAAGCACCTACGCAGAGCATGAGCTCCTCGCAGAAGCAGAAAAAGGATTCAATCTTACCGTACTGTATGGCAAAGATACCGACTGGAGTGCTGTTACGAACGCCTGCAGGCGCTACCCCATGTTTGCCGAAAGACAAGTAGTGATCCTGAAGGAAGCACAATCCATGCGCGACCTGCTCAAACTCGAGACCTATATCGATAATCCCCTGCCGTCTACCATCTTTGTCGTAGCGCATAAACAAGGAAAACTTGATGGACGCAGTAAACTGGCCAAACTGGTTAAAGAGAAAGGCATACTGCTGAGTACCAAAAAAATGTATGATAACCAATTACCAGGTTGGGTGGATGCACATGTGAACAACCTGGGCCGGGCTATTACACAAAAAGCCTGTATCCTGCTGGTTGATCATATCGGTAATGACCTCTCGCGTATCGCTAACGAAATAGAGAAATTGCTGGTCAACCTGCCTGATGGTAAAAAGATTGATGAAGGAGATATTGAAAAGTATGTAGGGATCAGTAAGGAATACAATGTATTTGAACTGCAGAATGCCACCGGCCAGAAAGACTTTGGTAAAGTGATGCGCATCATCCAATACTTTACAGCCAACCCCAAAGCAGCACCTATACAGATGACGATACCGGCCTTGTATAATTACTTTAGTAAGGTGAGTATGGTATTCGCAGTGAAAGGAGGTGAAAAAGACATTGCATCAGCCTTGGGTGTACATCCCTTCTTCGTGAAAGACTATATAGCTGCCGCCCGGCAATATGGTGCAGAAGGAGCAGAACGCGCCATCCTGCTGCTGCATCAGTATAACCTCAGGAGCATCGGTATTAATGATAGCGGAGTGGAAGATGGTGAGCTTATGAAAGAAATGATGTTCCGTATCATGAGCTGA
- a CDS encoding bifunctional riboflavin kinase/FAD synthetase, whose amino-acid sequence MQVHRDLDHLPTFRRAVVTIGTFDGVHTGHRHIIRQLQQAAAACAGETVIVTFDPHPREVLAPHDKSLRLLTTLPEKIRLLSGYGIDHLVVVPFTRAFSEMPAQSYIKDFLVALFRPHTIIIGYDHRFGHNREGGLELLELEQERHGYQLIEIPQQVVHDLTVSSTKIRNNLREGHISVANELLGYTYFLEGYVVHGDKMGRKLGYPTANMQLPDYRKLIPSEGIYAIRVYLSGDLHSLPLDGVMSIGTRPTFDGEDLRLEAHIFDFDRDIYDQLLRVELVAYIRGNIKFDKIEALISQMNQDSLQARQLLAAGS is encoded by the coding sequence ATGCAGGTTCACAGAGATCTTGATCATTTACCGACTTTTCGCCGTGCTGTCGTCACCATTGGTACTTTCGACGGGGTACATACCGGCCATCGCCATATTATCCGGCAATTGCAGCAGGCGGCTGCGGCCTGTGCGGGAGAAACGGTGATCGTTACTTTTGATCCTCATCCCCGTGAAGTGCTGGCACCTCATGATAAAAGCCTGCGTTTGCTGACGACCTTGCCTGAAAAGATCCGTTTGCTTTCAGGATATGGCATTGACCACCTGGTGGTGGTACCTTTCACACGTGCCTTTTCAGAGATGCCGGCGCAATCCTATATCAAAGACTTCCTGGTGGCTTTGTTCCGGCCTCATACGATCATTATTGGGTATGATCACCGTTTCGGCCATAACCGGGAAGGCGGGTTGGAGTTGCTGGAGCTGGAACAGGAGCGTCATGGATATCAGCTGATCGAGATCCCTCAGCAGGTGGTGCACGATCTGACGGTCAGTTCCACAAAGATCCGTAATAACCTGCGGGAAGGGCATATTTCGGTCGCCAATGAGCTACTGGGATATACCTATTTCCTGGAAGGATATGTTGTACACGGGGATAAGATGGGCCGTAAGTTAGGCTATCCTACAGCGAATATGCAGTTGCCGGACTACCGTAAGTTGATCCCGTCGGAGGGTATCTATGCTATCCGGGTATATCTGTCAGGAGACTTGCATAGTCTGCCTTTAGACGGTGTGATGAGTATCGGCACCCGTCCTACTTTTGATGGGGAGGATCTGCGGCTGGAGGCCCATATCTTTGACTTTGACAGGGACATTTACGACCAGCTCCTACGCGTAGAGCTGGTGGCCTATATACGGGGCAATATCAAGTTTGACAAGATCGAAGCGTTGATCAGCCAGATGAACCAGGACAGCCTCCAGGCCAGACAACTGCTGGCGGCCGGCTCTTGA
- a CDS encoding AIR synthase related protein: MDQNIYAKRGVSAGKEDVHNAIRNIDKGLFPKAFCKIVPDILGGDEAYCNIMHADGAGTKSSLAYAYWKETGDLSVWRGIAQDAIIMNIDDLLCVGATENILLSSTIGRNKQLVPGEVIAAIINGTEEILEELRSHGISIHSTGGETADVGDLVRTIIVDSTVTCRMRRDQVISNHNIAAGDVIVGLSSYGQASYEHEYNGGMGSNGLTSARHDVFNKTVATRYPESYDPGIPAELVFSGKKNLTDKIEIPGFGSIDAGKLVLSPTRTYAPVIKQILAQYAGRIHGMVHCSGGAQTKVLHFIDQLHVIKDNLLPIPPLFHLIQEQSGTSWKEMYQVFNMGHRMELYVPQELAQGIIDIAASFNIQAQVVGRVEAAAQKQVTIQAPAGTFVYAG; this comes from the coding sequence GTGGATCAGAATATTTACGCCAAAAGAGGGGTCTCCGCCGGTAAGGAAGATGTACACAACGCTATCCGGAATATAGATAAAGGGCTATTTCCAAAGGCGTTCTGTAAAATAGTACCCGACATATTAGGCGGTGATGAAGCTTATTGCAATATCATGCATGCAGATGGTGCAGGTACCAAGTCGTCCCTGGCTTATGCCTACTGGAAGGAAACCGGTGACCTCAGCGTGTGGAGAGGTATTGCACAGGATGCGATCATCATGAATATAGACGATCTGCTTTGTGTAGGAGCCACCGAAAACATATTGCTCTCCAGCACTATCGGCCGTAATAAACAACTGGTACCCGGTGAGGTGATCGCCGCTATTATCAATGGTACCGAAGAAATATTGGAAGAACTGCGCAGCCACGGTATCAGCATTCACTCCACCGGCGGGGAAACCGCCGATGTAGGCGACCTGGTACGTACCATCATCGTAGACAGTACCGTTACCTGCCGGATGAGAAGAGACCAGGTCATCTCCAACCATAATATAGCGGCCGGAGATGTGATCGTAGGGCTTTCCTCCTATGGTCAGGCCTCTTATGAACATGAATACAATGGCGGTATGGGCAGCAATGGCCTCACCTCCGCCCGTCACGACGTATTCAATAAAACGGTAGCCACCCGTTATCCGGAAAGCTACGATCCCGGTATCCCGGCTGAACTGGTGTTCAGCGGCAAAAAGAACCTGACTGACAAAATAGAGATACCAGGTTTCGGCAGCATCGATGCCGGCAAGCTGGTACTGTCACCTACCCGGACCTATGCGCCGGTGATCAAACAAATATTGGCACAATACGCTGGCCGCATACATGGAATGGTACATTGCAGTGGCGGTGCACAGACCAAAGTATTACATTTCATCGATCAGCTGCATGTCATTAAAGATAACCTGCTGCCCATACCGCCACTGTTCCACCTGATACAGGAACAATCAGGTACCAGCTGGAAAGAAATGTACCAGGTATTCAACATGGGCCATCGTATGGAACTTTATGTACCACAGGAACTGGCACAGGGTATTATCGATATCGCAGCCAGTTTCAATATACAGGCCCAGGTCGTAGGCCGCGTAGAAGCTGCCGCACAAAAGCAGGTGACCATACAGGCGCCGGCCGGTACCTTCGTATATGCGGGATAG
- a CDS encoding TonB family protein, whose translation MLCYSVPRYCRQALLTAAIFLLSVITVKAQEIPDYAATMPSFPGGEDALHKFMNDSLRYPSFGASQLWIKHTVYIQFVVDENGHLSDFIRISKPQEPQAGQTEEQIAWMDEEAIRMVRSMPVWNPAQQDGKTVKIRYSLPVRFYSGLRPNSQPASYPGGESALARFMSSRLRYPRKAQQDKLSATVLVSMHISEVGKLSDVKSLQPQGNGFDEAACDLVNKMPDWIPATIDGKNAASNYFLTIRFHTQ comes from the coding sequence ATGCTGTGTTATTCTGTACCCCGCTACTGTAGGCAGGCCCTTCTGACGGCGGCCATTTTTCTCCTCTCTGTCATCACGGTTAAAGCGCAAGAAATACCCGACTATGCGGCTACAATGCCCTCTTTTCCGGGTGGTGAAGATGCTTTACACAAATTTATGAACGATAGTTTGCGATATCCTTCCTTCGGCGCATCACAATTATGGATAAAACATACCGTCTACATACAGTTTGTTGTGGATGAAAACGGGCACTTGTCAGACTTCATACGGATCAGCAAGCCCCAGGAACCGCAAGCCGGACAGACCGAGGAACAGATAGCCTGGATGGATGAAGAAGCGATCCGTATGGTCCGTTCAATGCCGGTATGGAACCCCGCACAGCAAGACGGTAAAACGGTGAAAATACGCTATAGTCTACCCGTACGATTCTACAGCGGGCTAAGACCCAATAGCCAGCCGGCCTCCTATCCGGGCGGAGAATCTGCTTTGGCCAGGTTTATGTCGAGCCGTCTCCGGTATCCCAGGAAAGCACAGCAAGACAAACTTTCCGCTACGGTATTGGTGTCTATGCATATCAGTGAGGTAGGCAAACTGTCGGACGTAAAATCCCTGCAACCCCAGGGAAATGGATTTGATGAGGCGGCCTGCGATCTAGTGAATAAAATGCCAGACTGGATACCAGCTACCATCGATGGGAAAAATGCCGCATCTAATTATTTCCTTACTATCCGATTCCACACGCAATGA
- a CDS encoding M56 family metallopeptidase: MGALPVYLMKVILCSGILYAYYLLALRNNRFHQWNRYYLLMATLVSLLVPLLAIPLPRLSTAEAPRVIAYTSHIITLREQLLPRRVPAITYHQVILLIYCLVLIVLLFRIAKAAWKIGRLIRYNPGNYIPPFYFIRSEEVSAPFSFFNYIFWDTVTVPESEHGQQILRHELVHVKDRHSIDKLLLEIVSAVCWINPFFHFYRRELGIIHEFIADHKAAGGQHAEYADAILQMALGSTTSFTLVNPFFHHPLKRRIWMLTSLHTPRFSYLRRIMVLPLTVLIFSSLAFVAEQPLQGLKASLSIPDTIAMQLPAMRSSVLSTRTSATNTPARTVAADKVYYFVEEAPAFPGGESALGSYLGKHIRYPRAAQKAGISGTVFIQFVIDEQGAVTQVRAVGKHHGGGLEEEAVRIVSAMPKWAPGRQDGKAVSVQFNLPIRFTMQENTPAPAVPEAEEVFTFVEQPPAFPGGEKALSDFLYKHLRYPKAANQQQISGTIFIQMQINNDGSISHIKTMGPVKGFGLEEEAIRVIEAMPAWIPGKKDGHNVAVQFNLPIRFTLQ; this comes from the coding sequence ATGGGAGCGCTGCCGGTTTATTTGATGAAGGTCATACTGTGTTCGGGCATTTTATATGCCTATTACCTGTTAGCCCTGCGAAATAACCGTTTTCATCAGTGGAACCGCTATTACCTGCTTATGGCCACCCTGGTATCGTTACTGGTGCCATTGTTAGCCATCCCGTTACCGCGGCTCTCAACGGCAGAAGCTCCCCGAGTGATCGCTTACACCTCTCATATCATCACGTTGCGGGAACAGCTGTTGCCACGGCGCGTGCCGGCTATCACCTATCACCAGGTCATCTTGCTGATATACTGCCTCGTCTTGATAGTCTTGCTTTTCCGGATAGCTAAAGCCGCCTGGAAGATCGGGCGGCTGATCCGATATAATCCTGGTAATTATATTCCGCCCTTTTATTTTATTCGCAGCGAGGAGGTTTCTGCGCCTTTTTCCTTTTTCAATTATATCTTCTGGGATACGGTTACCGTACCGGAAAGCGAGCACGGGCAACAGATATTGCGACATGAGCTGGTACATGTAAAAGACCGGCACAGCATCGACAAGCTATTGCTGGAGATTGTCAGTGCTGTTTGCTGGATCAATCCGTTCTTCCACTTTTACCGCCGGGAGTTGGGTATCATACATGAGTTTATTGCTGACCATAAAGCTGCCGGCGGGCAGCACGCCGAATATGCCGATGCCATATTACAAATGGCATTAGGCAGCACTACTTCTTTTACACTGGTCAATCCCTTTTTCCATCATCCGCTAAAGCGCAGGATATGGATGCTGACCTCGCTGCATACTCCTCGTTTCAGTTACCTCCGGCGCATTATGGTATTGCCATTGACTGTGCTGATTTTTAGCTCGCTGGCGTTTGTGGCAGAGCAGCCGTTGCAAGGTCTGAAGGCTTCTTTGTCCATACCAGATACAATCGCTATGCAACTGCCGGCCATGCGAAGCAGCGTGCTGTCTACGCGGACATCTGCCACCAATACTCCTGCTAGGACTGTTGCTGCGGATAAGGTCTATTATTTTGTGGAAGAAGCCCCTGCTTTCCCCGGTGGAGAAAGTGCGCTGGGTAGTTATTTGGGTAAACATATCCGTTATCCCCGGGCTGCGCAGAAAGCAGGTATTTCGGGTACGGTATTTATCCAGTTTGTCATCGACGAACAGGGCGCCGTCACACAGGTAAGAGCGGTCGGCAAGCACCATGGCGGTGGCCTGGAAGAAGAAGCTGTCAGGATCGTAAGCGCTATGCCTAAATGGGCGCCGGGGCGACAGGATGGGAAGGCAGTAAGCGTACAGTTCAATCTCCCGATACGGTTCACCATGCAGGAAAATACACCTGCTCCGGCGGTGCCAGAAGCGGAAGAAGTGTTTACGTTTGTAGAGCAGCCACCCGCTTTCCCTGGTGGAGAAAAAGCGTTATCGGACTTCCTGTATAAACATCTTCGCTACCCGAAAGCTGCCAACCAGCAACAGATAAGCGGGACCATATTTATACAAATGCAGATCAATAATGACGGGTCCATCAGTCATATCAAAACGATGGGGCCTGTTAAGGGATTTGGCCTGGAAGAAGAGGCCATCAGGGTTATCGAAGCCATGCCTGCCTGGATACCCGGCAAGAAAGATGGACATAACGTCGCCGTTCAGTTCAATTTGCCGATCCGTTTTACGCTACAGTAG
- a CDS encoding BlaI/MecI/CopY family transcriptional regulator, translating to MKTLTKAEEQIMQVLWKLGPSFVKEIIDEMPAPKPHYNTISTLIKILVEKGFVDFKAYGKSHQYFALITKDTYSSKTMKHFVKGYFEGSFSNMVSFFVKEKDISVSELEKLVQQIKQAKK from the coding sequence ATGAAAACACTCACCAAAGCAGAAGAACAGATCATGCAGGTATTATGGAAGCTGGGGCCTTCATTTGTAAAAGAGATCATTGATGAAATGCCTGCTCCCAAACCGCATTACAATACCATCTCTACCCTGATCAAAATATTGGTGGAAAAAGGGTTTGTGGATTTTAAGGCTTATGGTAAGTCTCACCAGTATTTTGCGCTGATCACCAAAGACACTTATAGCAGTAAGACCATGAAACATTTTGTCAAAGGCTACTTTGAAGGTTCTTTCAGTAATATGGTTTCCTTTTTTGTAAAGGAGAAAGATATCAGTGTATCTGAGCTAGAGAAGCTGGTACAACAGATCAAGCAAGCAAAAAAATAA
- a CDS encoding cell division ATP-binding protein FtsE, with product MMAEQPTIQLSNVNIYQGNSLILSDVNITVNRGEFVYLIGKTGTGKSSLLKTLYGDLPLREGAGQVVGFDLKKMDWKKVPYLRRNLGVVFQDFQLLTDRNVHDNLKFALKATGWTDNKQMEDKITDVLDKVGLGTKGFKMPYELSGGEQQRIDIARAMLNSPKLILADEPTGNLDPETSDGIMQLLFRICREDGTTIVMATHDYIVLQKFPSRVLRTENGQVVDNAAVNFA from the coding sequence ATGATGGCAGAGCAACCCACTATACAATTATCTAATGTGAATATATACCAGGGTAATTCACTGATATTGTCTGATGTGAATATCACAGTGAACAGGGGAGAATTTGTGTACCTCATTGGAAAGACGGGTACCGGCAAGTCCAGTTTGTTGAAAACATTGTATGGTGATCTGCCGTTGCGCGAAGGAGCCGGTCAGGTAGTTGGATTTGATCTGAAGAAGATGGACTGGAAAAAGGTACCGTATTTGCGTCGTAACCTGGGAGTAGTATTCCAGGATTTCCAGTTGCTGACAGACCGGAATGTGCATGATAACCTGAAGTTTGCACTCAAAGCCACTGGCTGGACCGATAATAAACAAATGGAAGACAAAATAACCGATGTGCTCGACAAGGTAGGTCTGGGTACCAAAGGATTTAAAATGCCTTATGAACTGAGTGGTGGCGAACAGCAACGTATTGATATCGCCCGCGCTATGCTTAACTCCCCTAAGCTGATCCTGGCTGATGAGCCGACCGGTAACCTCGATCCGGAAACCTCCGATGGTATCATGCAGCTGTTGTTCCGTATCTGCCGGGAAGACGGCACGACCATCGTAATGGCTACCCATGATTATATCGTGCTGCAAAAATTCCCTTCCCGGGTATTGCGTACAGAAAACGGACAGGTAGTGGATAACGCCGCCGTAAACTTTGCATAA
- the rpsO gene encoding 30S ribosomal protein S15 has product MSYLTVEKKANIFKEFGGSEKNTGSVEGQIALLTERINSISGHLKENKKDFSTHRGLMKMVGQRKRLLSYLSKTNLSGYRALIEKLGIRK; this is encoded by the coding sequence ATGTCTTACTTAACTGTTGAAAAGAAAGCCAATATTTTTAAGGAATTTGGCGGAAGCGAAAAAAATACAGGTTCTGTTGAAGGGCAAATTGCACTGCTCACAGAGCGTATCAACAGCATTTCCGGTCACCTGAAGGAAAACAAAAAGGATTTCTCCACTCACCGTGGCTTAATGAAGATGGTAGGTCAGAGAAAGCGTTTGCTCTCTTACCTGTCTAAAACTAACCTCTCTGGCTATCGTGCACTGATCGAGAAACTAGGTATCAGAAAGTAA
- a CDS encoding polyribonucleotide nucleotidyltransferase, with translation MNLTPISVKFDIGDGRIVTIETGKLARQADGAVTVRLGNCILLATVVANKEPKPGQSFFPLTVDYQEKFASAGRIPGSFFKREGRLSDYEVLISRLIDRALRPLFPDDYFCEVQVLVTLISSDPEVMPDALACLAASAALAVSDVPIQEIISEVRVARIDGNYVINPGRTDLAKADMDFIIGATEKNIMMVEGESKECSEEDMIKAIEIAHAAIRAQVKAQEELRDLKGVIGKREYTKPHQNDELKAKVIAFAQDKIYQVAKAASAKHDRGDAFAKISEELVEHLGELPEEDAPLVREYFHSLEKEVVRNMILDESIRLDGRALDQVRPLAMETDILPSPHGSALFTRGETQSLTTVTLGTPDDELLIESAATSNYNKFILHYNFPPFSTGEVKPMRGPGRREVGHGNLAMRSLKQMMPGSDYAYTVRVVSDILESNGSSSMATVCAGSLALMDAGVPLPKHVSGVAMGLISRASDGKWAVLTDILGDEDHLGDMDFKVTGTREGICGIQMDIKVDGLSMDVMRQALEQALRGRLHILDAMYTAVPAARPEPKPHAPRMEKIIIDREYIGAVIGPGGKVIQEIQRETGTTINIEEVGETGEVSIFSAQREGLEKALTWIKGIVAIPEVGEVYESTVKSVMPYGAFVEFMPGKQGLLHISEISWKRLETMEGVLTEGEKVKVKLTGTDPKTGKFKLSRRALMPKPEGYVEKPEREERGDRGDRGDRGPRRDDRGGDRGPRRDDRGGDRGPRRDDRGGDRGPRPSTQPDNPTFDE, from the coding sequence ATGAATCTGACACCTATTTCCGTTAAATTCGATATAGGAGATGGCCGGATCGTAACCATTGAAACTGGTAAGTTAGCCCGCCAGGCCGATGGTGCCGTAACGGTACGTCTGGGCAATTGTATCCTGTTGGCTACCGTAGTAGCAAACAAGGAGCCCAAACCAGGACAGTCTTTCTTCCCCCTTACCGTAGACTACCAGGAAAAATTTGCATCTGCCGGACGTATTCCCGGCTCTTTTTTTAAACGCGAAGGCCGTCTCTCTGACTATGAAGTGTTGATTTCCCGCCTGATCGACCGCGCGCTCCGCCCTTTGTTCCCTGACGATTATTTCTGCGAAGTACAGGTATTGGTAACCCTCATATCTTCTGACCCTGAAGTAATGCCGGATGCGCTTGCCTGTCTCGCTGCATCTGCCGCACTGGCCGTTTCTGACGTTCCCATCCAGGAGATCATTTCCGAGGTAAGGGTCGCCCGTATTGATGGTAATTACGTGATCAACCCCGGCCGTACTGACCTCGCTAAAGCTGATATGGACTTCATCATCGGCGCTACCGAGAAAAATATCATGATGGTGGAAGGGGAAAGTAAAGAGTGTAGCGAAGAAGATATGATCAAAGCGATAGAGATCGCTCATGCCGCCATCCGCGCACAGGTAAAAGCCCAGGAAGAACTGCGCGACCTGAAAGGCGTAATCGGTAAACGGGAATATACCAAACCTCACCAGAATGACGAACTCAAAGCAAAAGTGATCGCTTTTGCACAAGATAAAATCTACCAGGTAGCTAAAGCAGCTTCTGCCAAACATGATCGTGGTGATGCTTTCGCCAAGATCAGTGAAGAACTGGTAGAACATCTCGGTGAACTGCCGGAAGAAGATGCTCCGCTTGTACGCGAATACTTCCATTCCCTGGAAAAAGAAGTAGTGCGTAACATGATCCTCGACGAGTCTATCCGCCTGGATGGCCGCGCCCTTGATCAGGTGCGCCCGCTGGCGATGGAGACAGATATCCTGCCTTCGCCGCATGGCTCCGCCCTGTTTACCCGTGGTGAAACACAATCCCTCACCACCGTAACATTGGGTACACCGGATGATGAACTGCTCATCGAAAGTGCGGCTACTTCCAACTACAATAAATTTATCCTTCACTATAATTTCCCTCCCTTCTCTACCGGTGAGGTGAAACCAATGCGTGGCCCTGGCCGTCGCGAAGTAGGACACGGTAACCTGGCCATGCGCTCCCTCAAACAAATGATGCCGGGTAGCGATTACGCCTATACTGTTCGCGTAGTGTCTGATATACTCGAATCAAATGGTTCCTCTTCCATGGCAACTGTTTGTGCCGGCTCCTTGGCTTTGATGGACGCAGGTGTACCCCTCCCGAAACACGTTTCCGGTGTGGCGATGGGCTTGATCTCCCGCGCTTCAGATGGTAAATGGGCTGTACTGACCGATATCCTCGGCGATGAAGATCACCTGGGAGACATGGACTTCAAGGTAACCGGTACCCGCGAAGGTATCTGCGGTATCCAGATGGATATCAAAGTAGATGGCCTCAGCATGGATGTAATGCGCCAGGCACTTGAACAAGCACTGCGTGGTCGCCTGCATATCCTGGATGCCATGTACACTGCTGTACCTGCTGCCCGTCCGGAACCTAAACCACACGCGCCTCGTATGGAGAAAATAATCATCGACCGCGAATATATCGGTGCGGTGATCGGACCCGGTGGTAAAGTCATTCAGGAAATCCAACGCGAAACCGGTACTACCATTAATATTGAAGAAGTAGGCGAAACCGGTGAAGTAAGCATCTTCTCCGCTCAGCGGGAAGGCCTGGAAAAAGCATTAACCTGGATCAAAGGTATCGTTGCTATCCCCGAAGTAGGTGAAGTATACGAGTCTACTGTTAAATCCGTGATGCCATACGGTGCATTCGTAGAATTCATGCCTGGAAAACAAGGCTTGCTCCATATTTCCGAAATCTCCTGGAAACGCCTCGAAACAATGGAAGGCGTACTCACAGAAGGCGAAAAGGTAAAAGTAAAACTCACCGGTACCGATCCAAAGACCGGTAAGTTCAAACTCAGCCGCAGAGCCCTGATGCCTAAACCGGAAGGTTATGTGGAAAAACCGGAAAGAGAAGAGCGTGGAGATCGTGGTGACAGAGGTGATCGTGGCCCTCGTCGCGATGACAGAGGTGGTGATCGTGGCCCTCGCCGCGATGACAGAGGAGGAGACCGTGGCCCCCGTCGTGATGACAGAGGCGGCGATCGTGGCCCTCGCCCATCAACACAACCAGATAATCCCACCTTTGATGAATAG
- the prmA gene encoding 50S ribosomal protein L11 methyltransferase — MSHFAITIACPQELTDILIAQLSTLGFEGFEEQPAALIAYIPEEDFDETSLKEVLQPHALTYAAERIAQQNWNAVWESNFEPVLVDDFCGIRAGFHPPFITALTHEIIITPKMSFGTGHHATTSSMIRLMSELDFRGKKVFDFGTGTGILAILAEKMGAAHIDAIDNDEWAVENTQENIVINEAAHISIWRADSLSEIEGTYDLILANINRNILLTFMADMRRLLHPGGILLLSGILTTDEATILEAAGKQGLEMTGKAEKDNWLALKLIAR, encoded by the coding sequence ATGTCTCATTTTGCTATTACAATTGCGTGCCCGCAAGAACTGACCGATATATTGATCGCCCAGCTGTCTACGTTGGGATTTGAAGGGTTTGAAGAACAGCCTGCTGCCCTTATCGCGTACATTCCGGAAGAAGATTTTGACGAAACAAGTTTGAAAGAAGTGCTCCAGCCACATGCTCTTACCTATGCAGCGGAAAGGATCGCGCAACAGAACTGGAATGCTGTTTGGGAAAGTAACTTTGAACCAGTATTGGTAGATGATTTCTGTGGTATCCGGGCTGGCTTTCATCCCCCCTTTATCACCGCACTTACCCACGAGATCATTATTACCCCTAAAATGTCATTCGGCACCGGCCACCATGCAACTACCTCTTCTATGATACGCCTCATGAGCGAACTTGATTTCAGAGGCAAAAAGGTGTTCGATTTCGGTACCGGAACAGGTATACTAGCCATCCTGGCAGAAAAAATGGGTGCCGCTCATATCGATGCCATCGATAATGACGAATGGGCCGTTGAAAATACACAGGAGAATATCGTGATCAATGAGGCCGCTCATATTAGCATATGGCGGGCAGACAGCCTGTCTGAAATAGAGGGCACCTATGACCTTATATTAGCGAATATCAACCGCAACATACTCCTGACTTTCATGGCCGATATGCGTCGCTTGTTACATCCGGGGGGCATCCTGCTACTGAGCGGAATACTGACAACCGACGAAGCGACCATCCTGGAGGCTGCTGGCAAACAGGGGCTGGAAATGACCGGTAAAGCAGAAAAAGATAATTGGCTCGCCCTTAAATTAATAGCACGATAA